The Pseudolabrys sp. FHR47 genome contains a region encoding:
- a CDS encoding 4-hydroxy-tetrahydrodipicolinate synthase — MTKKLMTGSFVALITPFNKDGTVDFAAFRTLLKFHEDNGSSAVLIMGSTGETSMLSPEEKKKIIVECAKMKTAKMPIFFGCTGNNTDSTIANVKFAKDNGADGAILAAPAYICAPEADIEGFFLDIADATDLPLGIYNNPPRVKSDLHWDNLIRIFKHPNYVVHKESTGRVGQVAQVLAAKTGISVMCCDSPNLGLVVPTMSLGGHGTANMTGNIAPGELATISTPWKSYAEAEGFKNAYLGLLPLLHYTYSAINPVAVKSLMKALGMPAGDLRKPLTNLEGEALAKGVRIVQELGLDKKYGYNIKPLSAAA; from the coding sequence ATGACCAAGAAGCTGATGACCGGCTCTTTCGTTGCCCTCATTACGCCGTTCAACAAGGACGGCACCGTGGACTTCGCGGCCTTCCGCACGTTGCTCAAATTCCACGAAGACAACGGCTCGTCGGCCGTTCTGATCATGGGTTCGACCGGCGAGACCTCGATGCTATCGCCGGAGGAAAAGAAGAAGATCATCGTCGAGTGCGCCAAGATGAAGACGGCAAAGATGCCGATTTTCTTCGGCTGCACCGGCAACAATACCGACTCCACCATCGCCAATGTGAAGTTCGCTAAGGACAACGGTGCCGATGGCGCCATTCTGGCAGCGCCGGCCTATATCTGCGCGCCGGAAGCCGACATCGAAGGCTTCTTCCTCGATATCGCCGACGCGACCGACCTGCCGCTCGGCATCTACAACAACCCGCCGCGCGTGAAGAGCGATTTGCACTGGGACAACCTGATCCGCATCTTCAAGCATCCGAACTATGTCGTGCACAAGGAATCGACGGGTCGAGTCGGCCAGGTCGCCCAGGTGCTGGCCGCCAAGACCGGTATCTCCGTGATGTGCTGTGACAGCCCCAATCTTGGCCTGGTCGTGCCGACCATGAGCCTCGGTGGCCACGGCACCGCGAACATGACCGGCAATATCGCGCCGGGCGAACTCGCGACCATTTCGACCCCGTGGAAGAGCTACGCGGAAGCCGAAGGCTTCAAGAATGCCTATCTCGGCTTGCTGCCGCTCCTCCACTACACCTATTCGGCGATCAACCCGGTGGCGGTGAAGTCGCTGATGAAGGCGCTCGGCATGCCGGCCGGCGATCTGCGCAAGCCGCTCACCAACCTCGAAGGCGAGGCTTTGGCGAAGGGCGTGCGCATCGTGCAGGAACTCGGCCTCGACAAGAAGTACGGCTACAATATCAAGCCGCTGTCGGCCGCCGCCTGA
- a CDS encoding indolepyruvate ferredoxin oxidoreductase subunit alpha has translation MERSFKKEVEALKLGDGDTFHGEGILAVTKALLQSGVSYVGGYQGAPVSHLLDVLVDAEGIMADLGVHLETCSNEASAAAMLGASINYPLRGAVTWKSIVGTNVAADALSNLSSPGVIGGAMIILGEDYGEGASVIQERSYAYALKSSMWLLDPRPDLPTIVRMVEKGFELSEASHAPVMLDLRIRACHVTGQFDAKDNRKGEVSGLNRLHGPPRFNYARLAHPPVIYAQEKLKVEQRLPAARAFIREHKLNQTIDGDLADIGIIAMGGLTNSVLRGLERLGLADVFGASRVPLQVLNVAYPLVPEEIREFCVSKRAVLVVEEGHPDYIEQAVNVELRRADIQTKVYGKGLLPQGGEYTSEVLLGGLAGFLQATRPNGVDADALAEKGRGIVARKAATAQAIGTALPVRPPTFCTGCPERPVFSAIKLMQREIGPTHISADIGCHAFATFQPFSFGNSILGYGMSLASAAAVGPNMDRRPIAIMGDGGFWHNGLITGVASNLFNKGDGVLVVMQNGYTSATGLQYMPSSKSSRSGTPPGMDIERTLRSMGVTWMRKVRTYSVAKMAATLKDAMKSAEHGLKVIIADGECQLARQRRVRAEDAVKLERGERVTRTRYGVDDAICTGDHSCIRLSGCPSLTVKPSPDPLRTDPVASVIDSCVGCGLCGEVAHAAVLCPSFYRAEIVRNATWWDRTLFKIRQTVIGWLGGYNGAVAT, from the coding sequence ATGGAACGTTCGTTTAAGAAAGAAGTCGAAGCGCTCAAGCTTGGCGACGGCGACACCTTCCACGGCGAGGGCATTCTCGCCGTCACCAAGGCGCTGCTGCAATCCGGCGTATCCTATGTCGGCGGCTACCAGGGTGCGCCGGTGTCGCATCTGCTCGATGTGCTGGTCGACGCCGAGGGCATTATGGCCGATCTCGGCGTGCATCTTGAAACCTGCTCGAACGAAGCCAGCGCCGCCGCCATGCTGGGAGCGTCGATCAACTACCCGCTGCGCGGCGCGGTGACCTGGAAGTCGATCGTCGGCACCAATGTCGCCGCGGACGCTTTGTCAAATCTGTCGTCGCCGGGCGTCATCGGCGGCGCCATGATCATCCTCGGTGAGGACTATGGCGAGGGCGCCAGCGTCATCCAGGAACGCTCTTACGCTTACGCATTGAAGTCGTCGATGTGGCTGCTTGACCCGCGGCCCGATCTGCCGACCATCGTGCGCATGGTGGAGAAGGGCTTCGAGCTGTCGGAAGCGAGCCACGCGCCGGTGATGCTTGATCTGCGCATCCGCGCCTGCCACGTCACCGGGCAATTCGACGCCAAGGACAATCGCAAGGGTGAGGTGTCAGGCCTCAACCGCCTGCACGGTCCACCGCGCTTCAACTATGCGCGGCTGGCGCATCCGCCGGTGATCTACGCCCAGGAGAAACTGAAGGTCGAGCAGCGGCTGCCGGCGGCACGCGCCTTCATCCGCGAGCACAAGCTCAACCAAACGATCGATGGCGACCTGGCCGATATCGGCATCATCGCCATGGGCGGGCTGACCAACAGCGTGCTGCGCGGGTTGGAGCGGCTCGGTCTCGCCGATGTGTTCGGCGCCTCACGCGTGCCGCTTCAGGTGCTCAATGTCGCCTATCCGCTTGTGCCGGAGGAAATCCGCGAATTCTGCGTCAGCAAGCGTGCCGTCCTGGTGGTCGAGGAAGGGCATCCCGATTACATCGAGCAGGCGGTCAATGTCGAATTACGCCGCGCCGACATACAGACCAAGGTCTACGGCAAGGGGCTGTTGCCGCAAGGCGGAGAGTACACGTCCGAAGTGCTGCTCGGCGGGCTGGCCGGCTTCCTGCAAGCGACGCGACCGAACGGTGTCGACGCCGATGCGCTGGCAGAGAAGGGCCGCGGTATCGTTGCGCGCAAAGCAGCGACCGCGCAGGCGATCGGCACTGCGTTGCCAGTGCGGCCGCCGACCTTCTGCACCGGCTGTCCGGAACGCCCAGTGTTCTCAGCGATCAAGCTGATGCAGCGCGAGATCGGGCCGACCCATATTTCGGCGGACATCGGCTGCCATGCCTTCGCGACCTTCCAGCCATTCTCGTTTGGCAATTCGATCCTCGGCTATGGCATGTCGCTCGCCAGTGCCGCCGCGGTCGGTCCTAATATGGATCGCCGGCCGATCGCCATCATGGGTGACGGCGGCTTCTGGCATAACGGACTGATCACTGGCGTCGCCTCGAACCTGTTCAATAAGGGCGATGGCGTGCTGGTCGTCATGCAAAACGGCTACACCTCGGCGACCGGCCTGCAATACATGCCGTCGAGCAAATCGAGCCGCTCCGGCACGCCGCCCGGCATGGATATCGAGCGGACCTTGCGCTCAATGGGCGTGACATGGATGCGCAAAGTGCGCACCTACAGCGTGGCCAAGATGGCGGCGACGCTGAAGGACGCGATGAAGAGCGCCGAGCACGGGCTGAAGGTCATCATTGCCGACGGCGAATGCCAGCTGGCGCGGCAGCGTCGCGTCCGCGCCGAGGACGCCGTGAAGCTCGAGCGCGGCGAGCGCGTCACCCGCACGCGCTACGGCGTCGATGACGCCATCTGCACCGGCGACCATTCCTGCATTCGTCTGTCCGGTTGTCCGTCGCTGACGGTGAAGCCATCGCCCGATCCGCTGCGCACCGATCCGGTGGCGAGCGTCATCGACAGTTGCGTTGGCTGCGGCCTGTGCGGCGAGGTCGCGCACGCCGCGGTGCTGTGCCCGTCGTTCTATCGCGCCGAGATCGTGCGCAACGCTACCTGGTGGGATCGAACTCTGTTCAAGATCCGGCAGACGGTCATCGGCTGGCTCGGCGGCTATAACGGTGCTGTCGCAACATGA
- a CDS encoding indolepyruvate oxidoreductase subunit beta family protein, which yields MTLLIAALGGEGGGVLTGWIVNAAEAAGFPVQSTSIPGVAQRTGATTYYIEIFPEPATALNGKRPVLALTPGIGDIDVVVASELLEAGRTVMNGFVTPDRTHVIASLSRFFTMDEKTAMGDGRYDDDKLIKLIRDQSRDAVMFDMTRLANESGAMVNAVMLGAIAGSGRLPISVEQFLAAIGGGGKGGEANRRGFQAGLLATQAQAVPGEAAVKKVAAPTLASLEQQAASAYPGIAQPIVIEGVRRLVPYQSVAYAQLYLDRLKPIAEADRQSGAQGALLKEVARHLAVRMSYEDVVRVAQEKISPERMTRIAREELRAKGEPYSVHDFLKPGIEELCQLLPPFIARPILRLAERKGWLGRVHFGMEINSTSVSGYLRFLMLAKLRAIRPYGYRYVEEQAQIESWLGLIAEAAQHSSTLALEIAECARLIKGYGDTHARGLSNYGRIEAGLIRPAIAGQMPVDRAIDAIASARTAALVDPDGESLAKCLLDSGAIAEAA from the coding sequence ATGACCCTGCTGATCGCCGCGCTCGGCGGCGAAGGCGGCGGTGTGCTCACCGGCTGGATCGTCAACGCCGCGGAAGCGGCCGGATTTCCGGTGCAGTCTACGTCGATCCCCGGCGTCGCGCAGCGTACCGGCGCGACCACCTATTACATCGAGATTTTCCCTGAGCCCGCGACGGCTCTGAATGGCAAGCGTCCGGTGCTGGCGCTGACGCCGGGCATCGGCGACATCGATGTCGTGGTGGCGAGCGAGCTGCTCGAAGCCGGCCGGACGGTCATGAACGGCTTCGTCACGCCGGATCGCACCCATGTCATCGCTTCGCTCAGCCGGTTTTTCACCATGGACGAAAAGACCGCCATGGGTGATGGCCGTTATGACGACGATAAACTGATCAAGCTGATCAGGGATCAGTCGCGCGATGCGGTCATGTTCGACATGACGCGGCTGGCGAACGAGAGCGGTGCGATGGTCAATGCCGTGATGCTCGGTGCCATCGCCGGTTCCGGCCGGCTGCCGATCAGCGTCGAGCAATTCCTGGCGGCGATCGGCGGCGGCGGCAAGGGCGGCGAAGCCAATCGGCGCGGCTTCCAGGCCGGGCTCCTCGCCACGCAGGCGCAAGCCGTACCCGGCGAAGCTGCCGTCAAGAAGGTCGCCGCGCCGACCTTGGCGTCGCTGGAGCAACAGGCCGCATCGGCCTATCCCGGCATCGCACAACCGATCGTCATCGAAGGCGTTCGCCGTCTCGTGCCGTATCAAAGTGTCGCCTATGCCCAGCTTTATCTCGATCGCCTGAAACCCATCGCCGAGGCCGATCGACAGAGCGGTGCGCAAGGGGCGTTGCTCAAGGAGGTGGCGCGGCATCTCGCCGTGCGCATGTCCTATGAGGACGTGGTGCGCGTCGCCCAGGAGAAGATTTCGCCCGAACGCATGACCCGCATCGCGCGCGAGGAATTGCGCGCCAAGGGCGAGCCCTATTCGGTGCATGACTTCCTCAAGCCCGGCATCGAGGAACTGTGCCAGTTGCTGCCGCCGTTCATCGCCCGGCCGATCTTGAGATTGGCGGAGCGTAAGGGTTGGCTCGGCCGCGTTCATTTCGGCATGGAGATCAATTCAACCTCGGTGAGCGGCTATCTGCGTTTCCTCATGCTGGCGAAATTGCGCGCGATCAGACCCTATGGCTATCGCTACGTCGAGGAGCAGGCGCAGATCGAATCTTGGCTCGGCTTGATCGCGGAGGCGGCGCAACATTCTTCGACGCTGGCGCTTGAGATCGCCGAATGCGCGCGGCTGATCAAGGGCTATGGCGACACGCACGCGCGCGGGCTGTCAAACTACGGCAGGATCGAAGCGGGCCTGATCCGGCCGGCAATCGCCGGCCAGATGCCGGTTGATCGCGCCATCGATGCCATCGCTTCGGCGCGCACGGCGGCCTTGGTCGATCCGGATGGCGAAAGCCTGGCGAAGTGCCTGCTCGACAGTGGTGCGATTGCCGAGGCGGCTTGA
- a CDS encoding aspartate/glutamate racemase family protein, producing the protein MRTIGLLGGMSWESTAVYYRRINEQVRNRLGGLHSAEVLMRSVNFEAIVGMQKANEWDAAGATLSALARSLERGGAACVLICTNTMHKLADTIQSAVSVPVIHIADTTAEAVKATPARRPLLLATRYTMEQDFYLSRLREKHGLDLIIPGADDRTTVHEIIFGELCQGVIREQSRQRYLDIVARARDNGADSVILGCTEIGLLISPDMMDIPAFDSTLIHADAAVEFSMAGDNAPRKNAA; encoded by the coding sequence ATGAGAACCATTGGCCTTCTGGGCGGCATGAGCTGGGAAAGCACCGCCGTCTATTACCGTCGCATCAACGAGCAGGTGCGCAACCGGCTGGGCGGGCTGCATTCGGCCGAGGTGCTGATGCGGTCGGTCAATTTCGAGGCCATTGTCGGCATGCAGAAGGCCAACGAATGGGACGCGGCAGGGGCTACGCTTTCGGCGCTCGCCCGCAGCCTTGAGCGCGGCGGCGCCGCCTGCGTCCTCATCTGCACCAATACGATGCATAAACTTGCCGATACAATTCAGAGCGCGGTCTCAGTTCCGGTCATCCATATCGCCGACACGACCGCGGAGGCTGTAAAGGCGACGCCGGCCCGGCGTCCGCTTCTTCTCGCCACACGCTATACGATGGAACAGGATTTCTACCTGTCGCGTCTCCGGGAGAAGCATGGTCTCGATCTCATCATTCCGGGCGCCGACGACCGAACCACCGTGCATGAGATCATTTTCGGCGAGCTTTGCCAGGGCGTGATCCGCGAACAATCCCGTCAGCGCTATCTCGACATTGTCGCCCGCGCGCGCGACAACGGTGCCGACAGTGTTATTCTTGGCTGCACCGAAATTGGCCTCTTGATCAGCCCCGATATGATGGACATCCCTGCGTTCGACTCAACACTGATCCACGCTGACGCGGCTGTTGAATTTTCGATGGCTGGTGATAATGCGCCCCGGAAAAACGCCGCCTGA
- a CDS encoding Lrp/AsnC family transcriptional regulator, with translation MDSIDQKILDLLQADAMLQVAAIAEKVGMSTAPCWRRIRKMEEDGVITRRVALVNRRKANVPMTVFVSVKAPRHAVEWLQAFRKLIADIPEIVEAWRLTGDADYQLRIVVPDIETYDLVYQRMIGKLEFSDVSSAIAMEEMKYTTAIPTKYIAVK, from the coding sequence GTGGATTCGATCGACCAGAAGATCCTCGACCTGCTTCAGGCCGACGCAATGCTGCAAGTCGCCGCGATCGCCGAAAAGGTCGGCATGAGCACGGCGCCGTGCTGGCGGCGCATCCGCAAGATGGAAGAGGACGGCGTCATCACGCGCCGGGTCGCCTTGGTGAACCGGCGCAAGGCCAACGTGCCGATGACCGTCTTCGTGTCGGTCAAGGCGCCGCGCCATGCCGTCGAGTGGCTCCAGGCCTTTCGCAAGCTGATCGCCGACATTCCGGAAATCGTCGAAGCCTGGCGGCTGACGGGAGACGCCGACTATCAACTGCGCATCGTGGTGCCGGATATCGAGACCTACGACCTCGTCTACCAACGCATGATCGGCAAGCTCGAATTCTCCGATGTCAGTTCAGCCATTGCGATGGAGGAAATGAAATACACCACGGCGATTCCGACCAAATACATCGCGGTCAAATAG
- a CDS encoding SDR family oxidoreductase: MDLGIAGRKALLFGASRGLGKSCAMMLAQEGVDVTIVSRTRDVVERTCEEIASATGVTATPVVGDITSDAGRKAALAACPEPDILLNNADGPMPGDFRQWTREDWLAALDAMMLGPIETIRMTVDGMMARRFGRIVNMVSRSVKIPQAELGLSNGARSGLVGFVAGLARQTVEHNVTINNLLPGIFETDAQRRHITGMLEPGGKSFDEIWQARAAANPARRYGRPAEVGAYFAFLCSEHAGFVTGQNLLIDGGSYPGTY, from the coding sequence GTGGACCTCGGGATTGCCGGACGCAAGGCGCTGCTGTTCGGCGCGAGCCGGGGACTGGGCAAGTCGTGCGCGATGATGCTCGCCCAGGAAGGCGTCGACGTCACGATCGTGTCGCGCACCCGCGATGTGGTCGAGCGCACCTGTGAAGAGATCGCCTCGGCTACTGGCGTCACGGCGACGCCAGTGGTCGGCGACATCACTAGCGATGCGGGACGTAAAGCAGCACTGGCCGCCTGTCCCGAGCCCGACATTCTTCTCAACAATGCCGACGGGCCGATGCCGGGGGACTTCCGGCAGTGGACACGGGAAGACTGGCTCGCCGCGCTCGATGCCATGATGCTCGGGCCGATCGAAACCATCCGCATGACGGTCGACGGCATGATGGCGCGCCGTTTTGGCCGCATCGTCAATATGGTGTCGCGCAGCGTCAAAATTCCGCAGGCCGAGCTTGGTCTGTCGAACGGTGCGCGTTCGGGACTTGTCGGCTTTGTTGCCGGTCTCGCGCGGCAGACAGTCGAGCACAACGTCACCATCAACAATCTGCTGCCCGGTATTTTCGAGACCGATGCCCAGCGCCGCCACATCACCGGCATGCTGGAGCCGGGCGGCAAATCCTTCGACGAAATCTGGCAGGCGCGCGCTGCGGCCAATCCGGCGCGGCGTTATGGCCGGCCCGCGGAGGTCGGCGCATATTTTGCTTTCTTGTGTTCCGAACATGCCGGTTTCGTTACCGGCCAGAATCTCTTGATCGACGGTGGAAGCTACCCAGGGACCTATTAA